In Selenomonadales bacterium, a genomic segment contains:
- a CDS encoding diaminopimelate epimerase → MQFKFEKWNGLGNDFVIVNGAEEVIENYSSAAAEVCDRHFGIGADGLVILLPCEQEGIDFEMRIFNSDGSEAEMCGNATRCIAKYIAANQLSDKKELHILTKAGIIIPALVDMSDGSIGVRVNMGKPRLTPSEIPVISETEEMIVAEPITAGEDTFRMTTVSMGNPHCVIFVDDIAKIALSEVGPKLETHERFPRKINVEFAEVLNRKQIRMRVWERGAGITLACGTGSCATIVAAVLNEKTERQAEIILDGGTLHLEWAEKDGNVYMTGPATKVFAGIYEKV, encoded by the coding sequence ATGCAATTTAAATTTGAAAAATGGAATGGCTTAGGCAATGATTTTGTAATAGTGAATGGTGCTGAAGAAGTGATCGAAAATTATTCTTCTGCAGCGGCTGAAGTATGCGACCGTCATTTTGGTATTGGGGCAGACGGATTGGTTATCCTTTTGCCTTGCGAGCAAGAAGGCATTGATTTTGAGATGCGGATATTTAATTCCGACGGAAGCGAAGCGGAGATGTGTGGTAATGCAACGCGTTGTATTGCTAAATATATCGCAGCGAATCAGCTTAGTGATAAAAAAGAACTTCATATTTTAACGAAAGCAGGTATCATCATTCCTGCACTTGTTGATATGTCAGACGGTTCTATTGGGGTGCGCGTCAATATGGGAAAACCGCGTCTTACTCCGTCTGAGATTCCTGTTATCAGTGAAACGGAAGAGATGATCGTAGCAGAGCCTATCACGGCAGGAGAAGATACATTCCGTATGACGACCGTATCGATGGGGAATCCGCATTGTGTTATCTTCGTTGACGATATTGCAAAGATCGCACTTTCTGAGGTGGGACCGAAACTGGAGACGCACGAACGCTTCCCGCGTAAGATCAATGTTGAATTTGCAGAAGTATTAAATCGTAAACAGATCCGTATGCGTGTCTGGGAACGTGGTGCGGGCATTACACTTGCTTGTGGTACGGGTTCTTGCGCGACGATCGTTGCTGCCGTGTTGAATGAAAAAACCGAACGCCAAGCAGAGATCATTCTTGATGGTGGCACACTTCATCTTGAATGGGCAGAAAAAGACGGCAATGTTTATATGACAGGTCCTGCAACAAAAGTCTTTGCCGGTATTTACGAAAAAGTCTAA